From Quercus lobata isolate SW786 chromosome 1, ValleyOak3.0 Primary Assembly, whole genome shotgun sequence, one genomic window encodes:
- the LOC115992967 gene encoding protein ASPARTIC PROTEASE IN GUARD CELL 2-like encodes MAIQVLFLLLACITITTTTTTNFTSSHTSTSTIAFNAKIGLVETQTNLANERKSWKLEVVHRDRIHPSSFQQCMKRNAKRVANLIHQLDEDGVYYPKLERFKKDVGLDLGSGEYFIPIGLGTPPTPQYLVIDTGSDIGGVQCQPCVLCPQLSQHLFDPTHSSSFLEISCNSYVCNLL; translated from the coding sequence ATGGCGattcaagttctttttcttctactgGCTTGtatcaccatcaccaccaccaccactaccaacTTCACCTCCTCCCAtacctccacctccaccattGCCTTTAATGCTAAAATAGGACTAGTTGAGACACAAACCAATCTTGCTAATGAGAGAAAATCATGGAAGTTAGAAGTGGTACATAGAGATAGGATTCACCCTAGTAGCTTTCAACAGTGTATGAAACGCAATGCCAAAAGGGTGGCAAATCTTATTCACCAATTAGATGAAGATGGAGTTTACTATCCTAAGTTGGAACGTTTTAAGAAAGAtgtaggtttagacttagggAGTGGAGAGTATTTCATTCCAATAGGGCTTGGTACACCTCCAACGCCTCAATATTTAGTTATAGACACTGGAAGTGACATTGGTGGGGTACAATGTCAACCATGTGTCCTATGTCCCCAGCTTTCCCAACATTTATTTGACCCAACTcattcttcatcatttttggaGATATCCTGCAACTCTTATGTCTGCAACTTGCTTTAG